TATAGTCGATGAGCTCAGTAAAACAGTTCATTCTGATCTTTACAATCTTAAATTAAACTATCATTAAATGAAAATAGCAGTAGTAGGTACAGGTTATGTTGGTTTGGTAACAGGCACCTGTTTCGCGGAGACGGGCAATCATGTAACTTGTGTTGATATAGATGAAGCAAAGGTAAATAAATTACAATCCGGTAAAGTCACAATTTATGAACCAGGTCTGGAAGTAATCTTTGAGCGAAACGTTAAGCAGAAACGACTTGATTTTACGACTAACTTAGCTGAAGGTATCAAAGACGCTGAGGTTATATTCCTGGCATTACCAACTCCTCCAGGTGGTGATGGTGCTGCAGATTTGCGTTTTGTTTTAAAAGTAGCCGATGACTTAGGGCATATTCTACAAAAATATGCCGTGATAGTGGATAAAAGCACTGTACCTGTGGGCACGGCAGATAAAGTTCATGCTGCAATCGCTGAAAATGCCAAAGTTGATTTTGATGTGGTATCGAATCCCGAGTTCTTACGAGAGGGAGTAGCAGTAGATGATTTTATGAAGCCTGATCGTGTAGTGATTGGAACGCAATCCGAAAGAGCTACAAAGATAATGCAGAGGTTGTATGAGCCTTTGGTCCGTCAAGGAAATCCTATCATTTTCATGGATGAGAAATCTGCAGAGCTTACCAAATATGCAGCCAATTCATTTTTAGCTACCAAAATCACATTTATGAACGAAATTGCCAATCTCTGTGAAAGATTGGGTGCCAATGTGGATATGGTTCGTAAGGGAATTGGAACTGATACCAGAATTGGTAAAAGATTCCTTTTTGCAGGGATAGGATATGGTGGAAGTTGTTTTCCTAAGGATGTTCAGGCTTTGGCAAAATCAGCTAAAGATGCCAATTATGACTTCAAGATTTTGAATGCGGTGATGGACGTGAATACAACACAAAAAACACGTTTAATGGAAAATTTGAAGGGTTATTTTAAAAATGACCTAAAAGGAAAAACCATAGCTATGTGGGGGTTGGCCTTTAAACCTAATACTGATGACATCAGAGAAGCTCCTGCCTTGTATAACATAGAAGCTCTAGTGGAATCAGGTGCTAAAGTTCAAGCTTATGATCCGGAGGCCATGGAAAACGTAAAAGGGCAAATTGGTGATAAGATCACTTATGCAGATAACCCTTACGATGCCTTAAAAGGAGCAGATGCTTTAATGATTATGACTGAATGGCCAGTATTCAGGACTCCAGATTTTGATATAATAAAAAAGGAACTGAAAGAGCCGTTGATCTTGGACGGAAGGAATTTATATGATGTTGAGCAAATGAAAGAATTACAGTTCACATATTTCAGCATAGGAAGATAAATAATGATTATGGCTAAAGAAAGGGTTTTAATTACCGGGGCGGCAGGTTTTTTAGGGTCACATCTGTGCGATAGATTCATTAAAGAAGGATATGATGTTGTCGGCATGGATAACCTTATCACTGGCTCTATGGATAATATCGCTCATTTAATGGGGAATGAGAATTTTGAATTTTATCATCACGATGTTAGTAAATATGTTCATGTACCTGGTGATTTGAAGTATATTCTTCATTTTGCTTCACCTGCAAGCCCAATTGATTATTTGAAAATACCCATTCAAACTTTAAAGGTAGGGGCACATGGTACTCACAATTTGCTGGGTCTCGCTAAGGAAAAAAATGCTAGAATATTGGTTGCCTCCACTTCTGAAGTTTACGGTGATCCTTTGGTACACCCACAAACTGAAGATTATTATGGTAATGTAAATCCAATTGGACCTCGCGGAGTTTATGATGAGGCTAAGAGGTTTATGGAATCTATTACCATGGCTTACCATACATATCACAAATTGGAGACACGTATTGTCAGGATTTTCAATACTTATGGTCCAAGAATGAGACTTAATGACGGTAGAGTACTACCTGCCTTTATAGGCCAAGCATTGAGGGGGGAAGATTTAACAATTTTCGGTGACGGTTCCCAAACCCGTTCATTTTGTTATGTAGATGATTTGGTCGAGGGTATCTATAGATTATTGCTAAGTGATCATGCTGAACCAGTGAATGTCGGTAATCCTGATGAAATTACTATTTCTGAGTTTGCTGAAGAAATCATTAAATTGACAGGGACCAAGCAAAAAGTAATTTATAAGGATTTGCCAAAAGATGATCCTAAAAAGAGGCAACCTGATATCACCAAGGCTAAGGCCTTATTAGGTTGGGAACCAAAAGTTAGTAGACAAGCTGGTTTGAAAATCACTTATGACTATTTTAAATCTCTTGATAAAGAGAAATTGTTTCAAAAGGAACATAAAGATTTTGAAAAATATATTGTGAAGTGATGTCGAAAAAAGTACTAGTTACAGGCGGGTTAGGCTACATTGGTTCTCATACTGTTATAGAATTAATGAATCAAGGATATGAACCCTTGATTATTGATAATCTTTCCAATAGCGATATTTCCGTTTTAGATAGAATAGAGAAAATTTGTGGTAAGCGTCCAGAATTCCAGCAAGTAGAAATGCGAGACAAAGAACAGTTGCAGGAAGTATTTTGGAGTAATAATAATCATATTATTGGTGTGATTCATTTTGCAGCCGTTCTTTTGGTAGGCGAATCTGTAGAAAGACCATTACACTACTACTACAATAATCTTACTTCTACAATCAATTTGTTGGAGTGCATGAATGAATTTGATGTGAAGCCCATAGTATTCTCATCGTCATGCACCGTCTATGGTAATCCGGATCAATTGCCAGTAAATGAAAATGCTCCAATTAAACCTGCTATTTCACCTTATGGGAATACAAAAAAGGTTTGTGAGGATATTTTGAAGGATGCCAGCATTGCGCACCCTACTAAGGTTGTTTCATTAAGGTATTTCAACCCCATCGGGGCGCATAAGTCTTCCTTGATTGGAGAATTTCAATCGGGCCCCCCACATCATCTAGTACCTTTTATTACAGAGACTGCTACTGGGAAAAGGGAGAAACTCAATATTTTTGGAGGGGACTGGAATACTGCGGATGGTACCTGCGTTCGCGACTATATTCATGTTTCGGACGTGGCGGAAGCTCACATTAATGCTTTAGATTTTGCAATTAGGCAATTTGACCATTCTTTTAATGTTTTCAATATTGGTTCTGGAAATGGGTATTCCGTATTGGAGATGGTTACCAGTTTTGAGAAAACCACAGGATTGAAAGTCCCCTATGAAATTGTAGATAGAAGACCTGGTGATGTAGAAGCTGTTTATGCGGATACGTCTAAAGCCTCAAAAGAACTAGGCTTTAAAACCAAAAGGGGACTTGATGAGATGTTGAAATCTGCCTGGGATTGGGAACAAGCTTTGGCCAAAGAATAAATCTCGGATTAGAGTTTGCAGTTGATGTGTGAATGATAAATATGTATAATTCGTTTTATGCTGTTTTTAGAATATACCTTATTTATGTGTAACCTCAATAAATTTTGAAATAGCCTGATAGACTTCTTCTTCCTCTTCGAACATTCCCATATGACCGGTTTTAGGAAGATTTTTCAAATAGGGGTGCTTCATAAATTTTATTTGAGATTTACTTAAAGCAACGGGAATACTAGGATCTTCTTCACCATAAACAAATAAGATCGAGCCTTCGAATTCTTTTATAAATTCAAGACTATCACTTCGGTCGCGCATTGCCAACATATAGTCAGTAAGCGTTTTTTCGGGAATTTTACTTCCTTCCTTAACTATTGATTGAATAGTATCCTGTAATTTCTCACGATTATTTTCATGGACTAACATGGGGACGAAACTTTCTATGAATTTCTCTACTCCATGCCTTTGAATAAATTCAATGGATTTTTCTCTACCTTCCTTTTTTTCATCTGTATCAGCAAGTGCTGTCGAGTGAATTAGACCGATATGGGAAACAATATTGGGGAATCTTTTTGCGATTTCTAAAGTAACATACCCTCCTAAGGAATGCCCCATAATGATACATTCATGTACATTTAACTTTTTTAAGCAATCATAGATGGAATTTGCCACCATATCAAGACTGTGCTCATATGGTAAGCTATCGCTTTGCCCGAAACCAGGTAAGTCAGGTGTGATTACTTTGTATTTTTTAGATAATCTTTCCCTGTAATGGTTCCAAATATTATGGGTTTCCCCATAACCGTGCAAAAAAACTACCGGATAACCTTTTCCGGATACTTCATAATGAATGGTCATAGTTTAGCATGTAATGAATGTTCAACCATTTGAAGCGCTGTGGTAAAAATGCCTTCTGGATCGAAATTGCACTCAGCGTGCAACTCATGTTGCTCACCGTGCTCAATAATCCTATCCGGAATGCCTAAGCGTTTCACTTGTGAAGAATAATCATTTTCCGCCATAAATTCAAGTATTGCACTACCAAATCCTCCCATTAGGCAGCCATCTTCTATGGTTATTACCTTTTTATATTGGGAAAATACCTGATGCAGCATTTTTTCATCTAATGGTTTAACGAATCGCATATCAAAAACTGCAGCATCTACCCCTTCTTTTTCTAATTTTTCGGCTGCCTCTACCGCATAGTTGCCTATGTGACCGATGCTTAAAATTGCAATATCTTTACCTTCTTTCACTTGTCGACCAGTTCCAATTTCCATTGCTTCCATTGAGGTCTTCCATTCTGGCATTACTCCCTTTCCTCTTGGATAGCGAATTGTAAAAGCTTTACCTTCTCTTGGTAACTGAGAGGTAAACATCATATTTCTTAATTCTGCCTCATTCATTGGGGAGGCAATTATCATATTCGGAATGCATCGCATGTAGGCAATGTCATAATTTCCATGGTGTGTTGGGCCATCAGCTCCTGCAAATCCGGCTCTGTCTAAAAAGAAATTAACAGTTAAATCTTGAATACAAACATCATGAATTACCTGATCATAACCTCTTTGCATAAATGTACTGTAGATGTTACAGAAAGGAATTAAGCCTTGAGTAGCTAATCCTGCAGAAAATGTAACAGCATGTTGTTCAGCTATTCCTACATCAAAGGCTCTGTCCGGCATAGCTTTCATCATTATATTTAATGAAGAGCCGGATGGCATGGCAGGAGTAACCCCGACAATTTTATCATTTTGCTCAGCGAGTTCCACAATAGTGTGACCGAAAACCTCCTGGTATTTTGGTGCAGATGGCTTTTCAACTGGCTTCTTTTGAATTTCACCAGTGATTTTATCAAATTTTCCAGGAGCATGCCATTTGGTCTGATCTTTTTCTGCAGGTCCAAATCCTTTTCCCTTAGTGGTGACACAATGCAGAACTTTTGGGCCTGGGATATCTTTTAGGTCTCTCAATACATGTACTAAATGATTCACATCGTGGCCATCAACAGGGCCAAAGTATCTTAAATTAAGAGATTCAAATAAGTTGCTTTGTTTTAGTAAAAATGACTTTATGCTATTTTCTAATTTACCTACGACTTCTTGTGCACTTTTACCAAATCCACTTACTTTCCCTAACAACTTCCAAACATCATCCCGCATTCTATTGTAAGTATGTGAAGTAGTGATGTCCGTTAAATATTCTTTTAATGCACCTACATTAGGATCAATAGACATACAATTATCATTCAAAATAATAATCATATTGGCATCAGAAGCCCCTGCATGGTTCATGCCTTCAAAAGCCATTCCACCTGTCATTGCTCCATCGCCTATAACTGCAATATGTTGTTTATCGAATTCACCCTTAAGATTAGAAGCTAGAGCCATTCCTAAAGCAGCAGAAATAGATGTGGAGGAGTGACCTACACCGAATGCATCGTACTCGCTTTCCTTTCTTTTCGGGAAACCGGACATTCCTTTATACACTCGGTTAGTATGAAATCTTTCTTTTCTACCCGTTAAAATTTTGTGGCCATATGCTTGATGACCAACGTCCCAGATTACTTGGTCTTCAGGAGTATTAAAAACGTAGTGCAAGGCAGTGGTTAATTCCACAACACCTAAACTAGCACCAAAATGCCCTCCATAAATGGAGACGTTGTCAATGATAAATTGTCTTAATTCTTGACTTAACTGTACTAATTGAGATTGATTGAGTTTCCTGAGATCAGCAGGGCTGTCAATCTTGGATAAAAGTTCTCCGGGTTGAATAAGCATAGTATCTTAAAATGTTTAATGCTGAAAACAAATACAGTATGTAAATGTTTCATCCAATTAAATTTTCATTAAATATTATTTATTAAAGAAAATTCAATCTTGACGTTAAGTGTTTTCAATTAAGAAGTTAGACACTAAACGTAACAATCCACAAATTACCGAAAAATTTGTTTTATAAAAGGCAAAATTACAATAAAATCCTGCTATTCACCTGCAATCTTTTCAAATTCAATTATCTTTGAAATCTTTGATCACTTAAATAATCATCTGAATTGAGTTTTGAAATAAAACTTCCGCTTTTTGAGGGTCCTTTTGATTTACTGCTTTTCTTTATTGAAAGGGATGAGTTGGATATTTACGATATTCCTATTTCCAAAATCACCAATGATTTCTTGGATTACCTTAAGCATTTGGAGCAGATGAATATTGAAGTGGCTAGTGAATTCATTTTAGTTGCCTCAACTTTAATGCGAATTAAAGCCAAAATGTTATTACCACGCCCTCAAATTGATGAGGAGGGAAATGAAATTGATCCGAGAGAGGAATTGGTACGGCACTTACTGGAATACAAAAAGTATAAATCAGTTTTGCAAGAGCTTTCAGAGATGGAAAGACAAATGCAGGAGAAAGAGAAGAGGGGGAATGTAAAAAAAGAAGTCCGGTCACTTTCTGAAATCATCAATGTGGAAGCCGAACTTCAAAACGTAGATTTATATAAGCTATTAAGAGTGTTTAGGGATGTGATGGCACGCTACGAACTCGAAAAAAACAAACCCTCGCATAAGGTGGTTCAATATCCTTATACCATCGAAGGGCAAAAAGAACATATAATTGGAAAATTGGATCGAGATGGTAGAATGGCTTTTACCACTTTCATAGAAGAGAAACCTGAAAAAATAGCTGTGATCTTTAATTTTCTAGCCATATTAGAGCTTTTGCAAAGTGCGTTGATTACCATCACGGTGGGAGAGGGCTTTAATAATTTTTGGTTGGAAAAAATTGAAACTGTTGCTGAATGAAGTTAGAGAAAGAGAAAATTTTCAAAACTCTTAATCCGAACAAAGTATGGATACCTGTTTTACTAGGAGTAGGTATAGTTGCTTTTCTATTTTATCAAGACGATTCTGTTACAGTAGAGAATCTATCTCTAATTTTTCAAGCCGAAATTCTTCCTGTGGCACTTGCGTTTTTTGTGCTTTTCGCAAGAGATGTGGGATATGTCTATAGAATAAGAATGATTACAGGAAAAAGGCTGAATTGGAAAAGCAGTATTTATGTGATTATTCTTTGGGAATTTGCTTCAGCGGTGACTCCTTCTGTAGTAGGAGGAACTGCAGTAGCAGTATTTATCCTTATGAAAGAGGGTTTGAAATTGGGTAAAGCCCTAGCCTATACTATGATTACCGCCATTTTCGATAATCTCTACTTTGTAGTAATGGCGCCTATTGTCTATCTTATTGCCTCAGGGCATATTTTTCCTCAGAATTCAATGATAGAAACTCAATTGGGGAGAAGTTTACCGGCACTTTTTATTATCAGCTATACGCTCATTGCAGTTTATACCTTTGTCATGGCTTTTGCTGTTTTGGTCAATCCAAGATGGTTCAGATGGATATTATTAAAAATAACTTCTATAAAGTTCTTGAGAAGATGGAGACAGGGAGCCTATGATCAGGGCTCCGAAATCATGATGGCTTCGAAAGAATTAAGAGGCAGAAATTTTACTTATTGGTTAAAGATTTCACTATCTACAATTTTCATATGGACTGCACGTTATGCGATGCTGAATTGTGTGATTGAAGCATTCTCCAATCAAAGCTTTTTTGAGCATATCGTGATTTTTGCCCGTCACGTGGTGATTTGGATAACTATGTTGGTTTCCCCAACTCCTGGTAGTAGCGGTACTGCCGAATTTATCTTCACTCAATTTTTCAAAGAAGATTTAGGCTCTGTTACTTTTATTACTAATATTTTCTGGCGATTAATGACCTACTACCCGTATTTATTTCTAGGTGCGATTGTACTGCCGAG
This is a stretch of genomic DNA from Marivirga harenae. It encodes these proteins:
- a CDS encoding UDP-glucose dehydrogenase family protein, with the protein product MKIAVVGTGYVGLVTGTCFAETGNHVTCVDIDEAKVNKLQSGKVTIYEPGLEVIFERNVKQKRLDFTTNLAEGIKDAEVIFLALPTPPGGDGAADLRFVLKVADDLGHILQKYAVIVDKSTVPVGTADKVHAAIAENAKVDFDVVSNPEFLREGVAVDDFMKPDRVVIGTQSERATKIMQRLYEPLVRQGNPIIFMDEKSAELTKYAANSFLATKITFMNEIANLCERLGANVDMVRKGIGTDTRIGKRFLFAGIGYGGSCFPKDVQALAKSAKDANYDFKILNAVMDVNTTQKTRLMENLKGYFKNDLKGKTIAMWGLAFKPNTDDIREAPALYNIEALVESGAKVQAYDPEAMENVKGQIGDKITYADNPYDALKGADALMIMTEWPVFRTPDFDIIKKELKEPLILDGRNLYDVEQMKELQFTYFSIGR
- a CDS encoding lysylphosphatidylglycerol synthase transmembrane domain-containing protein is translated as MKLEKEKIFKTLNPNKVWIPVLLGVGIVAFLFYQDDSVTVENLSLIFQAEILPVALAFFVLFARDVGYVYRIRMITGKRLNWKSSIYVIILWEFASAVTPSVVGGTAVAVFILMKEGLKLGKALAYTMITAIFDNLYFVVMAPIVYLIASGHIFPQNSMIETQLGRSLPALFIISYTLIAVYTFVMAFAVLVNPRWFRWILLKITSIKFLRRWRQGAYDQGSEIMMASKELRGRNFTYWLKISLSTIFIWTARYAMLNCVIEAFSNQSFFEHIVIFARHVVIWITMLVSPTPGSSGTAEFIFTQFFKEDLGSVTFITNIFWRLMTYYPYLFLGAIVLPRWIARVFKKKKK
- the galE gene encoding UDP-glucose 4-epimerase GalE, producing MSKKVLVTGGLGYIGSHTVIELMNQGYEPLIIDNLSNSDISVLDRIEKICGKRPEFQQVEMRDKEQLQEVFWSNNNHIIGVIHFAAVLLVGESVERPLHYYYNNLTSTINLLECMNEFDVKPIVFSSSCTVYGNPDQLPVNENAPIKPAISPYGNTKKVCEDILKDASIAHPTKVVSLRYFNPIGAHKSSLIGEFQSGPPHHLVPFITETATGKREKLNIFGGDWNTADGTCVRDYIHVSDVAEAHINALDFAIRQFDHSFNVFNIGSGNGYSVLEMVTSFEKTTGLKVPYEIVDRRPGDVEAVYADTSKASKELGFKTKRGLDEMLKSAWDWEQALAKE
- a CDS encoding alpha/beta fold hydrolase, with translation MTIHYEVSGKGYPVVFLHGYGETHNIWNHYRERLSKKYKVITPDLPGFGQSDSLPYEHSLDMVANSIYDCLKKLNVHECIIMGHSLGGYVTLEIAKRFPNIVSHIGLIHSTALADTDEKKEGREKSIEFIQRHGVEKFIESFVPMLVHENNREKLQDTIQSIVKEGSKIPEKTLTDYMLAMRDRSDSLEFIKEFEGSILFVYGEEDPSIPVALSKSQIKFMKHPYLKNLPKTGHMGMFEEEEEVYQAISKFIEVTHK
- a CDS encoding segregation and condensation protein A, whose translation is MSFEIKLPLFEGPFDLLLFFIERDELDIYDIPISKITNDFLDYLKHLEQMNIEVASEFILVASTLMRIKAKMLLPRPQIDEEGNEIDPREELVRHLLEYKKYKSVLQELSEMERQMQEKEKRGNVKKEVRSLSEIINVEAELQNVDLYKLLRVFRDVMARYELEKNKPSHKVVQYPYTIEGQKEHIIGKLDRDGRMAFTTFIEEKPEKIAVIFNFLAILELLQSALITITVGEGFNNFWLEKIETVAE
- a CDS encoding UDP-glucuronic acid decarboxylase family protein translates to MAKERVLITGAAGFLGSHLCDRFIKEGYDVVGMDNLITGSMDNIAHLMGNENFEFYHHDVSKYVHVPGDLKYILHFASPASPIDYLKIPIQTLKVGAHGTHNLLGLAKEKNARILVASTSEVYGDPLVHPQTEDYYGNVNPIGPRGVYDEAKRFMESITMAYHTYHKLETRIVRIFNTYGPRMRLNDGRVLPAFIGQALRGEDLTIFGDGSQTRSFCYVDDLVEGIYRLLLSDHAEPVNVGNPDEITISEFAEEIIKLTGTKQKVIYKDLPKDDPKKRQPDITKAKALLGWEPKVSRQAGLKITYDYFKSLDKEKLFQKEHKDFEKYIVK
- the dxs gene encoding 1-deoxy-D-xylulose-5-phosphate synthase — its product is MLIQPGELLSKIDSPADLRKLNQSQLVQLSQELRQFIIDNVSIYGGHFGASLGVVELTTALHYVFNTPEDQVIWDVGHQAYGHKILTGRKERFHTNRVYKGMSGFPKRKESEYDAFGVGHSSTSISAALGMALASNLKGEFDKQHIAVIGDGAMTGGMAFEGMNHAGASDANMIIILNDNCMSIDPNVGALKEYLTDITTSHTYNRMRDDVWKLLGKVSGFGKSAQEVVGKLENSIKSFLLKQSNLFESLNLRYFGPVDGHDVNHLVHVLRDLKDIPGPKVLHCVTTKGKGFGPAEKDQTKWHAPGKFDKITGEIQKKPVEKPSAPKYQEVFGHTIVELAEQNDKIVGVTPAMPSGSSLNIMMKAMPDRAFDVGIAEQHAVTFSAGLATQGLIPFCNIYSTFMQRGYDQVIHDVCIQDLTVNFFLDRAGFAGADGPTHHGNYDIAYMRCIPNMIIASPMNEAELRNMMFTSQLPREGKAFTIRYPRGKGVMPEWKTSMEAMEIGTGRQVKEGKDIAILSIGHIGNYAVEAAEKLEKEGVDAAVFDMRFVKPLDEKMLHQVFSQYKKVITIEDGCLMGGFGSAILEFMAENDYSSQVKRLGIPDRIIEHGEQHELHAECNFDPEGIFTTALQMVEHSLHAKL